CCTGCCTTGTTGTTGTGGATGTGCACCCGCCTGTACCTAGGCCCCTAGGAACCCACCAATGCCATGCAGTTTTGATGGCCGCCAGCGTGCAATTATTTGGCCGCCAGCATGCAGTTTTGGATGTCCGCCAACAGCGCATGGGAGGTGAAACGGGTCCCAAAGAGACAATGGATGAAGAGCAAATCTTGGCGAGTTGTTTTTCAGAAGCTTCGCGCAACGGAAGCAGGGCAACGTCGTGAGAACAATCAGGGATGATATGCCACGATACTCGCAATGCGTGCTCAGATCTTTGGTAGCGTGAATGAGATGGAGTTCGATGATGAATTGATTAACGCTGTCCTGGAGGAACTTGGTAGCGATTCGTTGCCCATCGGTGTCCTCGCCGCTCGTCTGCGCGACCGGAAGGATCTCACCTCGCTCGCAGAGATCTCCGGTGAAGAGCTCACAGAGATACTTCGAGAGGAGCTCGCCTCGACTGGCGAGTTCTGGCTGAGCGCCAATGGGATGGTGATCGCACTCGCAGTCATGCTCGATGGTATCTGGCTCTCTCATTGGGTGACGTCATTCGAGCTTGAGCATGGGGCACTCGAAGCTTTCCCTGATTTGGCACTCATCGACTGCGACCTGGTCGACAACATCCCACTGGCTGGTGGCGGTGAGCTTTCATTTGAGGCGGGCTCAGACCTTGATTTTGTTGAAGACGAGGATGCAGAGCGAAAGTTCTTCTACTCGGGGGGTCCGGATTGGTTGCGAAGTATCGACGAACCCTCGCTGGCGGTGTTATCGCGCCGCGATGGTGTGATCGCTATTGGTTTGAGTGAGCACATCGGTGATGGTGTCCGCGAGGAGGAGGCGATTCGGCAGGCATTCGATGAAATCAGTGAAGCTGGAGAGCCACTCGACTGCATCGAACTTCTCCTTGAGGTTTTGGCGCGTGACCCGACCCTCTTTCGTACTCCGGTGCCACCCATCACCGACCTGTGTGAGCGTGCTGGCTTGAGGGCTATCGGTTCGGTCGTCTATCTGGCTGGCGATGAGCCCAGTGCAAATGGGATGGTCAGAAACACCATCGCGCAGCAGTTTGGTTTTGACCGTTGCTGCGAGACAGCCTTTACAGAAGTGCTCGTCTATCTGCTGGGAGCGCTGGCCGATGATGACTCCGCCGATGATGATGACACTTCTGGTGACGATGATGATGAGCAGTTGGGCCGGGTTATCTTGGGCCATCTTGCGCATGAAAGCGTGGCGCCAGCACTGGGCGATACCATTCTCGAGGACAGTGATGAGCGCAGTCCCATTCTTGACGCATTTCTTGCGAAGCTGAGTGCCGCTGGACTGGAGTCGGCACAAACCCACTACTTACAGGCACTCAACCTAGAGCGCGATGGTGCGGTGGTAGAGGCCCAGCAAGAACTCGAGATGGCGGTCAGGTTGGACCCTTGGTATCGTCCAGCCTTGGAGGAGTTGGCCTGGTATGTGAGCGATAGCGGTGACCTACGTCGTGCCGATGGGCTCTATGCGAGGGCCGGGATCGATGAAGACGAGCCCGAGCGTGCCTACCTGCAGGATCTTCTGTCCCAGCCCTTCCGAGGGGTCGGACGCAACGACCCATGCCCCTGCGGATCGGGGCGCAAGTACAAACAGTGTTGTTTGGGCGATGGGACTCGACCGATTGAGAGAAGAATTGGCCTACTCTACCAAAAGATCGTCACCTTTGCGCTCCGGCCCCAAAATCAAGATCTTGCACGGCCCATCATGGAGACCCTAGACGATAGCGAGGTGGAGGCTCTCCGAGGCGCAACGCTCCCACTCCTTATCGATCTTATGGCAATGAGCACAGAGATGGTAGAACGTTTTCTCAGCACCCGTGGCATGCTATTGCCAGCTGATGAGCGTCAATTGGTCCGCGAGTGGGTCGGTATTGGTCCATCACTGTGGCAAGTCGTTACGATCGATCGTGATACCTCCATCACGATGCTCGATACCATCAGTGGTCTTTCGCGAGTGGTGCAAGAGCGGTCGATGGCGAGTGAGATCAGCGTAGGTGACTACCTCTATGTTCGCGTGGTTCCGGCGGGGACAGGGTTTCAGATCATCGGTATTCCACTGCGGTTGTCAGCGATACAGAGAGAGACCCTGTTGGGCACTCTTAGCACGGGGGGTGGCCCGATCGAACTCGCTGCTTGGATCAGCTCGATGGCAACTCCTGTCGAGATGAGGACCTTCGATGATGAGAAAATCGTATTCTGCGAGAGTGTGCTTGTCCCGCAGACCACCAGTTGGGAGGAGATGATACCAGTCTTCGATGAGCTGTTCGAGCGCGTACAGGGAGAACGTTGGCATGTCATCGATCAGAGCGCGTCGCATGGGATGGTGCGCGGTTGGCTCGAGCGAGTGGATGACCGGTTGGTGGTCACGACGAATGCCGTGGAGCGCGAGGAGACCATCTTAGGAATGCTGATGGGAGCGTTCGAAGACCTTGAGATCGTCGAGGCGACACAGAGGGATTTTGAGGAGGTACGACGGGATGGACAGGACGTGTTGTTGACGCCTACCTCAAGAGGACGGGAGGTAACGGAGGAGCAGATCGCCTCGAGTGAGGTACAGACCGCACTCGATACATTTATTCGAGAGCGGGAGATGGCTTGGCTTGATGAGTCGATCCCGGCATTGCATGGGCTCACTCCACGGCAAGCGGCACAGGATCCGTCTCGCCGAGAGGAACTCGTCGCCCTCTTGAACGAGTTCGACCACTACCCGACCCCTGGGGCTGGTGCGATCACATTTGACGTCGATCGACTTCGTACATTCCTTGGGATTGAACGCGATGGCTGAGTTGATTCCTTGTTATCACATCCAGCAGGTGGTAAAGAGGAGGATCGGCGTTGCGGCACATCAGCCGCAGTGAGGCTCACACTGTTGCAGGGGTCTAAAGCGCCGGCGATGATGACCGAAGTTGATTTGCTGCGCACACGGGCTGACCGGTACCTTGACGAGGCTCCGCGCTCAGATAGTGAGGCGATCTCGGTCGGCGCGCTGACGCTGTTCGTAAGCCGTACACCATGGGCCTATTATGCCCGTCCTGATCGGAGTGGTAGAGCGGTTCGCCAACGGGATCTCGTGCGGCTGCGGCGTGCCTGCGCGAACTGGCGGCAACCACTCCAGCTCGAGTGGATCCGCGAACTACACCCATCCCTGGAGGCGATGGTTCGCGAATTTGGACTGATGATCTCGGCGCATCCACTTCTTGTGATGACCCACGAGATGTTCGAGGTGCAAAGGAGGTCGGTGCGCACCGTCGTCCTCGATCCGGAGGACCCACGGCTGCTTAAGGCTCGTGCCGTCGCCCATGTCGCCTTCGATCAGGCGATGGGCGCACAGGCTGGGGTCGCACAACGGGAGGCTCGGTTTGTCCAACTCGATGCCGACGAAATCCGACACACTCTTGACCGGGCGCGCTCGGGGCGAACCGTCACGGGGATAGCTGTCCAGGAGGGGAGTGGAGTGGTCGCGGTTGGCTCCTATAACCGGGTGGGTGATACTGCCGAGATCGTTGGAGTGGGAACACTGCCTGCCTACCGTCGGCTTGGCTTCGGTTCGGAGGTCGTGCAGCTGTTGTGCGAGAACGCCTTCGCAAGTGGTATCCGACTCGTTCTCCTTGCCGCTGAGGATGAGCCGGTCGCTCAGATCTACCAGCGCCTTGGCTTTCGT
The nucleotide sequence above comes from Ferrimicrobium sp.. Encoded proteins:
- a CDS encoding SEC-C metal-binding domain-containing protein yields the protein MRAQIFGSVNEMEFDDELINAVLEELGSDSLPIGVLAARLRDRKDLTSLAEISGEELTEILREELASTGEFWLSANGMVIALAVMLDGIWLSHWVTSFELEHGALEAFPDLALIDCDLVDNIPLAGGGELSFEAGSDLDFVEDEDAERKFFYSGGPDWLRSIDEPSLAVLSRRDGVIAIGLSEHIGDGVREEEAIRQAFDEISEAGEPLDCIELLLEVLARDPTLFRTPVPPITDLCERAGLRAIGSVVYLAGDEPSANGMVRNTIAQQFGFDRCCETAFTEVLVYLLGALADDDSADDDDTSGDDDDEQLGRVILGHLAHESVAPALGDTILEDSDERSPILDAFLAKLSAAGLESAQTHYLQALNLERDGAVVEAQQELEMAVRLDPWYRPALEELAWYVSDSGDLRRADGLYARAGIDEDEPERAYLQDLLSQPFRGVGRNDPCPCGSGRKYKQCCLGDGTRPIERRIGLLYQKIVTFALRPQNQDLARPIMETLDDSEVEALRGATLPLLIDLMAMSTEMVERFLSTRGMLLPADERQLVREWVGIGPSLWQVVTIDRDTSITMLDTISGLSRVVQERSMASEISVGDYLYVRVVPAGTGFQIIGIPLRLSAIQRETLLGTLSTGGGPIELAAWISSMATPVEMRTFDDEKIVFCESVLVPQTTSWEEMIPVFDELFERVQGERWHVIDQSASHGMVRGWLERVDDRLVVTTNAVEREETILGMLMGAFEDLEIVEATQRDFEEVRRDGQDVLLTPTSRGREVTEEQIASSEVQTALDTFIREREMAWLDESIPALHGLTPRQAAQDPSRREELVALLNEFDHYPTPGAGAITFDVDRLRTFLGIERDG
- a CDS encoding GNAT family N-acetyltransferase, which codes for MMTEVDLLRTRADRYLDEAPRSDSEAISVGALTLFVSRTPWAYYARPDRSGRAVRQRDLVRLRRACANWRQPLQLEWIRELHPSLEAMVREFGLMISAHPLLVMTHEMFEVQRRSVRTVVLDPEDPRLLKARAVAHVAFDQAMGAQAGVAQREARFVQLDADEIRHTLDRARSGRTVTGIAVQEGSGVVAVGSYNRVGDTAEIVGVGTLPAYRRLGFGSEVVQLLCENAFASGIRLVLLAAEDEPVAQIYQRLGFRRIGTCMGAEEQGPTVDRGVGGEAIREEV